AGGGGTGGAAGAAGAACAAGAACTCCGTGAAGTCAAGCTCATAGAAGTTGATGAGGAAGCCGGCCAAGGAGAGCGGGAGGAGGTCCCGGTCCAGGAGACGATGAGCGTCCACGACGGCGTGCCAGGAGCGGCACACGCAGCGGGCCGCAGCAAGACTGCGCGGTGGAAGACAGCGGAGGACGTCCGCGAGCACGTCCTCGGGTAGCCACTGCGTCTGGTCCATCTCTCTACTTGTCACCGCTGCTGGATCTAGATCTGAATCGCCGCCTTGCCCTGTTCTTCTCTCGGCATCGGCGTCGAAGTCCAAGTCGAACAAGCCACTCCCGGTCCGAACATTAGTCCAAAACAGCGAGAGTCTCAACTCTACCTCTAACCAGAAGAACGTCCATGCGTTGCAACAGGACCACATTAATTTTAAGTGTTCAATATTAATTATGTTAATATtatatttaatattctcatacatatcaaatgATACTggtgaccttttttaccatcaaaaccTCACACACATACACTCTCCGTACCTCTTCcttgctctctctccccctctccctctctctctctaacacacacacatatcctccctctctctctctaacacacacacatatcctctctctttctaacacacacacatatccatcttattgggtatgggaccataatccatctattttacacacacgctagtgcataacaatatggattatgtgtattatatttgccaccacaactgagggaatttatttcatgtaaatcgaccagccacaGCTCCGTGACAAACAATACATCTAAATTCTCAGCGTTATTTTTATCTAATATGCATTATCTTTATACTTATTTTTGTCCGCGATTAAACTATTACTTGAACTTGCTACCACcaaatgatctctctctctctctctctctctctctctctctctcagacacacacacactcacacacacactctctgacATTATAGGACCAAAAACTTTTATCAATTACCATATTGTAGAACACCACACTCCTCACTGCATCGATGGGCGTTGGGTGGTGTCTCTTGGTCACCTGGCATCCTCTAATTCTGCGCCACCATCTCGATTTTCTCCCTTGGCACTGAATTGTAAACACCTACCCTCCTTCTCGTCCTTCACTGTGCTCCACAACACCCGAGCTGATCGCGAATCAAATCTGGACTGCTGGTACGGGCGCCCATGAGCTAATACAACGATTCTCAATCAGACATGACAAGAATGTAAaaaagagcacataccttgatgtgAAAACTGCTGCCGCCTACCAAGTGAAGACCAGCAGGTGCGCTGCTCCGCCGTGGACCTGTGCTGGCTTGAGTCCATGTCCGCCGTTGGCCGCTGCTCGCATTCGTCCCACCCATCGCCCAAGCCGACGTAAATACCCGGGGTTTAGCACTGGTGGCGGGAACGACCGACACGGCCTCCTTGCGCCGCTCCTTGCTGCCCGCCCTGCTCTAGGGATCCTAGCGCCCTGCCCTAGGGTTACTCgctggcggcggctgcggcggcgtttCCCTCAAGAAAAAAAGCACGTCTCATGTCCGGCTCGTGCAGGAATCCATCACCAAGTAGGATCAGTAGTTCCGTCCCGAATCGGTTATGTTGCAAGTCCTAGCTAGGGAAATACCCAATGGTTCCTGGTTGTATATGCACCATATATGGGATTTTTTTTAAAAGTCAAAATAGGTAAGAACTATTTTGACAAAACGCTTGACTTACTTTTGCATTGGTATATACACTTTCACACAAAAAAACAAAAGTTGACAtcacagcaaaaaagacaaaatttatttgctattataggtcactattcacactattttagctaaaaatttgtcttttttgaaaagaagtcaaagggaTATTTTTTGTGTGTGGATTTTTTCTCACGGGTATAGCaaaaggtcaagtttatttcaaaaatattttcaggaatttttgacttttTGTTGAATTACTATTTTCCCATATAGGGTGTATATGTCCCCATAGACCACAAATCCTCCTCCGTCCTAGCTATAGCTATATATACGCATTACCCTGCACCCCTATAAACAGTACACCCAAAGACCAATAGAAAGATCAGCGGGCACGAGGCATGACCGTGTGTATCAATTGCTTGCGCGTATCCGTGTTGCTTCTAGTAGATCGATACTACATCAACCGTGGTTAGCCAGCTACGTCCAATCTATTCGAGTGTTTTCGTCTGCGTACGTGTTTTTCTGGTATATACTTCAGAATTCACTAATTCAGTCAGTCGGGGGCTGGATGTCTAAGCAAAGAAGGCAGGACGAGGATGATGAGGCCAACTACTACCACGACCGCAGCGGCAACAAGGAGAAGAGCCTCTATCTGGTTCTAGACGACTGGCACAAGGGCTTCACCATCCGCAAGATCGATGCCGACAGTCCCGACCTCAGCGCCTCCCCTGTCCTCCGGCTAGTGTCACCTGAGCGTGGCCGTGCCATGAAGTTCGCAGCCCTGGGCGGCTACATCATCGCCACGAGCAACATACATGCCGGATCCCTCTTCTACGACACTGACACCGCCGGACTAGCCATCGGCCCTCCCATTCCAGACGCACTGCTTTGTGGCTCCAACACCTTCCTGACCTCCGGCGCCGGTGACACGCTGTTCGCGTTCGCCTTCCACTTCATGGAGCGGCCTGTGTCCTTTGAGGCGATGGCGAAGCCGCCGCCGATGGAAGACGACGACCTGCTGCCCACCGACTGGTCCTGGAGAAGCATGCCGACACCCTTCACCAAGGACGAGATGATCTTCTCCTACGCGCTGCACCCGGACGGGCGCACCATATTCGTGTCCTCGTGGAGCAGGGCGGTCTGCGGCACGTACTCCATAGACACTAGGAGCTGCAAGTGGAGGCGCCATGGGGAGTGGATGCTGCCTTTCAGAGGCCGAGGCTACTTCGACGACGAGCTAGACGCATGGGTCGGGCTGCACGAGGACGTCTATGTCTGCTCCTGCCAGGTTGCCTCCCGCAGCGGCGGCACCACGCAGCAACCGGAGTGGAAGATGGCCGACGAGCGTAGGGTGTGGATCCCGTGGCATCAGCTGGAGTTTCGCCTGCGTCGGATGTGACGGCGCGGGCGGAGTATTGAGGAGTCGCCGGCGTCAGCCAGGGCCTGGGGCACAGAGGAGTCCTCCTAGTCAAGGAGATCGGAGAGAAGAAGATGATGGCGACGCGAGGACACATGAGGGCAGGTGTCGAGAGGATCGGCCGTCCAGGCTCGTGAGGAGGGCAGCGTTGGGAGGAACGCGTTAATGGTACCGTGTACAAAAATCCCATCAAAGCAAGTAAAATATACCATCGATGCTTAATTGATTCTGATTTAATTTTTATAGGCATTTTCGGATTTGTAGGGCATGTGCCTATGATCCTCGCACGCCGTACCTTTTTTTGACGTGTATGATTGTGATTAATTTAAGGAAATACCCCATCAATGCTTGATTGATTGTGATTAATttttttatatggtaactaatcCGATGGGTTTATGTGGGCGGTGACGCGAAAAGGCAGGTGGGAGGGGAGACGAAAAATAACcggtcagaagaaaaaagaattgATTGTTGCCTTGTACGTTTGGTTTTGGTATTTgaagattgattaccatccgttaGTTGGGTTACCAAAGAATAAATCAATCATCATATGTGAATTCATTGTGTTACCAAATAAACATTGGGTTTGTACGACCAGTAGGAGGGGGGCGAATAAAAAACCGATGAAAAAAACCAACAAAATTGGGAGGTGGTAGGGAGGACGAAAAAAAACCAGCAAAAAAAACTGGCGGACTATTCACCaattgctccattaggagtagagatatgtgagttggTAGTCTCACCTCACTCTCACCTCatccatcacttctatctttcgcCCACCTTTCACATCACGCGGCATAGTTGGACCGGCCCATTAACGATCACGCGACCCCTCCCTCCATCGTTTGCCCTGGACAAGCGATCCTCCCGAACACGTCCTCATCGTCTCCTCGCACTGCCATCCCTTCTTCTCTCTGATCTCCTCAACCAGGGCAACTCCTCTATACCCGAGGTCCTCGACTGCATCTCACCCAGTGCCACCATCTATTCGCGTCTGGGGAGGCTGGCCCGGACCCCGCCATCACCATCGCCCATCTCTCTGTGAAATTCACTCGATCTATTCCACCTCCTTCCATTCAAGGCAACGCATGTACCCAAATCTGCGGCAGTTGCTATCGATCTCAAACTCCGTGCGCTGGCGTAGTCACGCAGGGCGACATGGACGAATGGTTGCCGCCACAAGGCTGTCTCTAGATGCAGGGCCGTCGTCGTAGGACGGGCGGGTTATAATCCTTCATATCCAG
Above is a window of Triticum dicoccoides isolate Atlit2015 ecotype Zavitan chromosome 5B, WEW_v2.0, whole genome shotgun sequence DNA encoding:
- the LOC119309205 gene encoding uncharacterized protein LOC119309205, encoding MSKQRRQDEDDEANYYHDRSGNKEKSLYLVLDDWHKGFTIRKIDADSPDLSASPVLRLVSPERGRAMKFAALGGYIIATSNIHAGSLFYDTDTAGLAIGPPIPDALLCGSNTFLTSGAGDTLFAFAFHFMERPVSFEAMAKPPPMEDDDLLPTDWSWRSMPTPFTKDEMIFSYALHPDGRTIFVSSWSRAVCGTYSIDTRSCKWRRHGEWMLPFRGRGYFDDELDAWVGLHEDVYVCSCQVASRSGGTTQQPEWKMADERRVWIPWHQLEFRLRRM